In Desulfofundulus kuznetsovii DSM 6115, the following are encoded in one genomic region:
- a CDS encoding pyruvate, water dikinase regulatory protein, producing the protein MIYIISDSIGETAELVARAAASQFNSGVGDIHRVPFVHDVEEIVEIVQEASTRPSVIAYTLVVPELREALEREARKYNIPTVDILTPMLDALTRVGGLRPKLEPGLVRRIDDDYFRKVEAVEFAVKYDDGKDPRGILRADVVVIGVSRTSKTPLCMYLAHKAIKAANVPLVPEVAPPEEIFKLPPHRVIGLTIQPQQLNEIRRERLKALGLASKANYASMERILQELEYAEEIMRRVKCSVIDVTNKAVEETASRVLEIYYRGERHVK; encoded by the coding sequence GTGATTTACATCATCTCCGATTCCATTGGTGAAACGGCGGAGTTGGTGGCCCGGGCGGCGGCCAGCCAGTTCAACTCCGGTGTGGGGGATATCCACCGGGTACCCTTTGTGCATGATGTGGAAGAAATTGTCGAAATTGTACAGGAAGCCAGTACCAGGCCCAGTGTCATAGCTTATACCCTGGTTGTTCCGGAGTTGCGGGAAGCTTTGGAAAGGGAAGCGCGCAAGTACAACATACCTACTGTGGACATACTGACCCCCATGCTGGATGCCTTGACCCGGGTAGGGGGTCTAAGACCGAAATTAGAACCCGGCCTGGTCCGCCGTATCGACGATGATTATTTCCGTAAAGTGGAGGCAGTGGAATTTGCCGTAAAGTACGATGACGGCAAAGATCCCCGGGGAATTCTGCGGGCGGACGTGGTGGTGATTGGCGTCAGCCGGACTTCTAAAACTCCCTTGTGCATGTACCTGGCCCACAAGGCCATAAAGGCGGCCAATGTTCCCCTGGTGCCGGAGGTGGCGCCACCGGAAGAAATCTTTAAATTGCCGCCTCACCGGGTAATCGGTTTAACCATCCAACCCCAGCAGCTAAATGAAATCCGTCGGGAACGTCTGAAAGCTCTGGGGCTTGCTTCCAAGGCAAATTACGCCAGCATGGAACGCATACTGCAGGAACTGGAGTACGCGGAAGAAATCATGCGCCGGGTAAAATGTTCGGTCATTGACGTTACCAACAAAGCAGTAGAGGAAACGGCCAGCCGCGTGCTGGAAATTTATTACAGGGGGGAAAGGCATGTCAAGTAA
- a CDS encoding helix-turn-helix transcriptional regulator, giving the protein MELSKRQEAILEIVKKEGPITGEQIAERLSLTRATLRPDMAILTMAGLLEARPRVGYYYSGKTPNKVIAEKLHRIKVGEVKSVPVVVSEHCSVYDAVVTMFIEDVGTLIVVREGGILEGVISRKDLLKITLGGQDIHKLPVGVVMTRMPNVITVGPDDSVWLAAKKLITHEVDALPVVRPVEGGDKNKDLEVIGRLSKTNITRLFVELGEGN; this is encoded by the coding sequence TTGGAACTTTCCAAACGACAGGAAGCCATTCTGGAGATTGTCAAAAAGGAAGGTCCCATTACCGGTGAGCAGATTGCCGAGCGCCTCTCCCTCACCCGGGCCACTTTGCGTCCCGACATGGCTATTTTGACCATGGCCGGGCTTCTGGAGGCCCGCCCCCGGGTGGGCTACTATTACAGCGGCAAGACCCCGAACAAGGTGATTGCCGAAAAGCTTCACCGCATCAAGGTGGGAGAAGTGAAGTCCGTACCTGTGGTTGTTTCGGAGCATTGTTCGGTATACGATGCGGTGGTCACCATGTTCATTGAGGACGTGGGGACACTGATTGTGGTCCGGGAGGGAGGGATTTTGGAGGGGGTTATCTCGCGGAAGGATCTGTTGAAGATCACCCTGGGGGGGCAGGATATCCATAAATTACCCGTGGGTGTGGTGATGACCCGCATGCCCAACGTTATTACCGTAGGCCCTGATGATTCGGTCTGGTTGGCAGCCAAGAAACTAATTACCCACGAAGTGGATGCCCTGCCCGTGGTACGTCCGGTTGAGGGGGGCGACAAAAACAAGGACCTGGAAGTTATCGGTCGCCTGAGCAAGACTAATATTACTCGCCTCTTTGTTGAGCTGGGAGAAGGAAACTAA